From a region of the Gammaproteobacteria bacterium genome:
- a CDS encoding heme ABC transporter ATP-binding protein: MLKLTDVNIDFSGYLALQHCDLTLKRGEFVSLLGPNGAGKSTALKVLSGDINPSRGQVTLDNQPLHEISAIKLARSRAVMSQSYELMFDFEVEEVVAMAGYVHQESLSAKQLRDYAKQAMAMVDVLALRRKNITTLSGGQQQRVQLARVINQLLPTLDDPNQAKPFLLIDEPTSSLDLFHQYQVMKVAKALCQRGVGVLAVVHDLALAASFSDRCYLLQQGTIMAQGDCSEVLSQTRIEQVYGINACLSNADGVYPHLEIAR, encoded by the coding sequence ATGCTAAAACTAACCGATGTTAATATTGATTTTTCTGGTTATCTAGCCTTACAGCATTGTGATTTAACCCTAAAGCGTGGTGAGTTTGTGAGCTTGCTTGGGCCTAATGGGGCGGGAAAGTCGACTGCGCTTAAGGTGTTAAGTGGCGATATTAACCCTAGCCGCGGTCAAGTGACGTTAGACAATCAGCCCCTGCATGAGATTAGCGCGATAAAGCTTGCTCGCTCACGTGCGGTGATGAGCCAAAGCTACGAATTAATGTTCGACTTCGAGGTTGAAGAAGTGGTCGCCATGGCCGGTTATGTACATCAAGAGTCACTAAGCGCCAAGCAGTTACGAGACTATGCCAAGCAGGCAATGGCGATGGTCGATGTGCTTGCTCTGCGTCGTAAAAACATCACTACGCTTTCGGGTGGCCAGCAACAACGGGTGCAATTGGCGCGGGTGATCAATCAACTGCTGCCAACCCTTGATGATCCTAACCAAGCAAAACCATTTTTGTTGATTGATGAACCGACCTCGAGCCTTGATCTATTTCATCAATATCAAGTGATGAAAGTTGCTAAAGCCTTATGTCAGCGCGGGGTGGGGGTGTTAGCAGTGGTGCATGATTTAGCCTTGGCTGCGAGTTTTTCAGACCGTTGTTATCTATTGCAGCAGGGAACAATAATGGCTCAAGGTGATTGCAGTGAGGTGTTAAGTCAAACTCGGATTGAGCAGGTTTATGGCATTAATGCCTGTCTTAGCAACGCTGATGGTGTTTATCCGCACCTAGAAATTGCGCGGTAA
- a CDS encoding iron ABC transporter permease, producing MLALSETAFNRARSRQLILPVLLISVILLFFLNIGIGGVAIDLSTIVNVLLGNSQQEMQNAIIWQIRLPRLILAFVVGAGLSICGAAMQAIFRNPLADPGLIGVSSGAVLGAIMVIVLGNSLLAGFVDKFGLYALPLGAFIGCLLICAFIYRLSSGQGQLSVISLLLAGIAVNAMVGSVTGVLTYISDDQALRDMTFWSMGSLAGNSWSLLMPSLCAIIVSIVALLRLAKPLNLYLLGEAQAKHLGVGVDQLKKQVFFFTALCVGASVAICGMIGFVGFIVPHLLRMIIGPDHRYLFPASILFGGSLLALADLIARTIIIPSEVPIGLITSAIGGPFFMAVLLKSYKKLN from the coding sequence ATGTTGGCACTTAGCGAAACGGCATTTAATCGGGCACGTAGTCGCCAATTAATCCTGCCTGTTTTACTCATTAGCGTGATATTACTGTTCTTTTTGAACATTGGCATTGGCGGCGTAGCAATTGATTTATCGACCATTGTCAATGTGCTACTCGGCAATAGCCAGCAAGAAATGCAAAACGCGATTATTTGGCAGATCCGCTTACCTCGCTTGATCTTAGCCTTTGTGGTTGGTGCCGGACTAAGCATTTGCGGGGCTGCTATGCAGGCTATTTTTCGAAATCCGTTGGCAGATCCCGGCCTTATCGGTGTATCAAGTGGCGCGGTTCTTGGCGCGATAATGGTGATAGTGCTCGGTAATAGTTTATTGGCGGGCTTTGTCGATAAATTTGGTCTTTATGCCTTGCCGTTAGGTGCCTTTATCGGCTGCTTATTAATCTGCGCATTTATTTATCGGCTCAGTAGTGGTCAAGGCCAGTTGAGTGTTATCAGTCTCTTGCTTGCAGGCATTGCGGTTAATGCCATGGTCGGCTCGGTCACCGGAGTATTAACCTATATTAGTGACGACCAAGCGCTGCGTGACATGACGTTCTGGAGCATGGGATCGCTGGCGGGCAATAGCTGGTCGCTGCTTATGCCCTCGTTATGCGCGATTATTGTCTCAATTGTCGCCTTGTTACGTTTAGCCAAACCGCTTAATTTGTATTTATTAGGTGAAGCACAAGCCAAGCACCTTGGTGTTGGAGTCGATCAGCTAAAAAAGCAGGTGTTCTTCTTTACCGCGCTGTGTGTTGGCGCCAGCGTCGCGATTTGCGGGATGATTGGTTTTGTCGGCTTTATCGTGCCGCATCTGCTGCGGATGATTATTGGCCCTGACCATAGATACTTGTTCCCTGCGAGTATCTTGTTTGGCGGCAGTTTATTGGCCTTAGCCGACTTAATTGCTCGCACCATTATTATTCCCTCGGAGGTGCCAATTGGCTTAATTACTAGCGCGATTGGCGGCCCATTTTTTATGGCTGTATTGCTTAAATCTTACAAGAAGCTCAATTAA
- a CDS encoding 4-hydroxy-tetrahydrodipicolinate reductase, whose amino-acid sequence MTKVLVNGARGRMGQEAVKAINNDSELTLVGEIDYQDDLTAKINEFKPDVVVDFTAASAGFANTQIILNAGARPVIGTSGFVEDQVAQLQQLAKEKSLGGLIAPNFSVGAVLMMKFAAEAAKYLPDVEIIEAHSPQKEESPSGTGIRTAEMINDARNAAAAIKTSDKELIEGARGADIGGVKLHSIRLPGVIAQQTVFFGGLSETLKIEHNSQHRESFMPGVVLACKQVVKHNELVYGLEHLMD is encoded by the coding sequence ATGACAAAAGTATTAGTAAATGGCGCCCGTGGGCGCATGGGACAAGAAGCGGTTAAAGCGATCAACAACGATAGTGAGCTGACCTTGGTTGGTGAAATTGATTATCAAGATGATTTAACCGCAAAGATTAATGAATTTAAACCCGATGTTGTAGTCGACTTTACCGCTGCATCAGCCGGTTTTGCCAATACTCAAATTATCTTAAACGCCGGTGCCCGCCCGGTGATTGGCACTAGTGGTTTTGTTGAAGATCAAGTCGCGCAATTACAGCAACTGGCTAAAGAGAAAAGCTTAGGCGGCTTAATCGCGCCTAATTTCTCCGTTGGCGCGGTATTAATGATGAAGTTTGCCGCCGAGGCCGCTAAGTATCTGCCTGATGTTGAAATCATTGAAGCTCACAGTCCACAAAAAGAAGAAAGCCCATCTGGTACAGGCATTCGCACCGCTGAAATGATTAACGATGCGCGCAATGCCGCTGCTGCGATCAAAACCAGTGATAAAGAGCTAATTGAAGGCGCTCGTGGCGCTGACATTGGTGGCGTTAAGCTGCATTCTATTCGCTTGCCAGGTGTTATCGCCCAGCAAACCGTGTTCTTTGGTGGTTTAAGTGAAACCCTAAAAATTGAACACAATTCGCAACACCGCGAATCGTTTATGCCCGGCGTAGTATTAGCCTGTAAGCAAGTGGTTAAACATAATGAGTTAGTTTATGGGCTAGAGCATTTAATGGATTAA